In a genomic window of Pirellulaceae bacterium:
- a CDS encoding DJ-1/PfpI family protein → MANILMPIGDGTEALDTFYAYYRLPEDGFNVVVAGPEARLYHTVLHEIPPNPNVPWDITQERPGYHLQATVAFRDLDANSFAGMFVSGGRAPEYLRYDTDLLSVMNAISVAEKPIACLCHGIELLTAADCIRGKQVTTVPKCAMDAEQGGATYVDQPWVVDGQLVTGRGYQDNTEVLREFLQMLANNQ, encoded by the coding sequence ATGGCGAATATATTGATGCCGATCGGCGACGGAACAGAAGCTTTGGATACTTTTTATGCCTATTACCGACTGCCCGAAGACGGATTCAATGTGGTGGTGGCGGGCCCCGAGGCGAGACTCTATCACACGGTCTTGCACGAAATTCCACCGAACCCGAATGTCCCCTGGGACATTACGCAAGAACGCCCCGGTTATCACCTGCAGGCAACGGTCGCTTTCCGTGACTTGGACGCGAATTCATTTGCTGGCATGTTTGTTTCGGGCGGACGAGCGCCGGAATATCTCCGCTATGATACCGATCTGTTGTCGGTAATGAACGCCATTTCAGTGGCGGAAAAACCGATTGCCTGTTTATGCCATGGAATTGAGCTGCTGACTGCTGCCGATTGTATTCGCGGTAAACAGGTGACCACCGTGCCCAAATGTGCGATGGATGCGGAGCAGGGGGGGGCGACCTATGTCGATCAACCTTGGGTGGTCGATGGACAGCTTGTGACAGGACGCGGTTATCAAGATAACACGGAAGTGTTGCGCGAGTTCTTGCAAATGCTGGCGAACAATCAGTGA
- a CDS encoding Gfo/Idh/MocA family oxidoreductase, producing MKFGIGIIGATGYIGTPYREEIRECGDEAKIIAVCARRRDRLEQAAATDGAELATTDWQAVVEHPQVNLVMVLTPDALHREPVLASAELNKAVFCEKPVSKTIHDTTEMYRAVQSSGVASYVPFWTRYVPVFVRARQLIEAGKLGEVRNVIYRWHNPRPVAMPFTWRDDANLSAAGSIADVGSHIYDTLRFLLNDEANQVLTDARTIMPPKPDLGSIDLTEAIDWGETHAAGEAGATRTGSVPDYAQIAVEFKSGIVGSILLSHASYIRKGFSPELEIHGTKASLSVDRNTGEIRLADSSELARSLETISDTGFCNRFKNHVFPALRQANSTTDHPTLYDGWRVQIFTDAALASAQRGEWVKLSEFESAD from the coding sequence ATGAAATTTGGAATCGGGATCATCGGAGCAACGGGCTATATTGGCACGCCCTACCGTGAAGAGATTCGCGAATGCGGCGATGAGGCAAAAATCATTGCCGTCTGTGCGCGCCGACGCGATCGACTTGAGCAAGCCGCAGCAACCGATGGCGCGGAACTAGCAACGACCGATTGGCAGGCCGTCGTCGAACATCCGCAGGTAAATCTCGTAATGGTCTTAACTCCCGACGCCTTGCACCGTGAACCGGTTCTGGCATCAGCCGAGTTAAATAAGGCGGTTTTTTGCGAGAAGCCCGTCAGCAAGACCATTCATGATACGACGGAGATGTATCGTGCTGTCCAAAGCAGCGGTGTCGCGAGTTACGTACCTTTCTGGACAAGGTATGTGCCGGTGTTTGTGCGGGCCCGCCAGCTAATCGAAGCTGGAAAACTGGGGGAGGTCCGCAATGTAATTTATCGATGGCACAATCCGCGGCCAGTGGCAATGCCTTTCACCTGGCGCGATGACGCCAACCTTTCAGCAGCCGGAAGCATCGCTGATGTCGGATCTCACATTTATGACACCTTGCGTTTTCTGCTCAACGATGAAGCCAACCAAGTCTTAACAGATGCTCGCACCATCATGCCACCCAAACCCGATTTAGGATCAATCGATCTAACGGAAGCCATTGATTGGGGTGAGACGCACGCTGCCGGCGAGGCCGGAGCAACGCGAACCGGCTCGGTACCCGACTATGCCCAGATCGCCGTTGAATTCAAGAGTGGAATTGTGGGCAGCATTCTGCTCTCGCATGCGAGTTACATTCGCAAAGGATTCTCCCCTGAGCTAGAAATCCACGGCACGAAAGCCTCACTTTCAGTCGATCGAAACACGGGTGAAATTCGCTTGGCGGACAGTTCTGAGCTAGCGCGTTCACTGGAAACCATTAGTGATACGGGATTTTGCAATCGATTCAAGAACCATGTCTTCCCCGCACTGCGTCAAGCCAATTCGACAACCGATCATCCAACACTCTACGACGGCTGGCGAGTCCAGATCTTCACCGATGCGGCCTTGGCTTCTGCCCAGCGGGGCGAATGGGTAAAGCTCTCGGAATTTGAATCCGCCGACTAG
- a CDS encoding MFS transporter has protein sequence MNADQSGLSRNGRYLVVTAGFLGWLLAGVQLAVSSIVMREAAKSLLVNPTEAELAQWYGILTSGFLLGAAAGGYGLGWAGDRLGRKKAMALSIACYSLFAGLTYFANSPGQLLVLRFLTGIGVGGMWPNGIALVSEAWPNMSRPMLAGVIGMAANVGIMLFSILTCFVHVTTDEWRWVMLICFVPIGLAVFVALFVPESPRWLAAVKKQESTQDQSPLVEVFQTPLLRITLIAIALGTVPLFGGWGNANWANAWASQVGEATKEAAPAMPDNEEAPTADARITESQQRAPDPALKARAVLARSAPGSLASLLGGAVATIIGRRRCYFLLSFACFICSQCLFWLSNPLAADFLWWTGALGLFSGFFFGWLPLCLPELFPTRVRSTGAGIGFNFGRIATVIGILIASLLLGQTYAGDYAQIGRLTSVIYLLGMVVIWFAPDTSKQGLQD, from the coding sequence ATGAACGCTGACCAATCGGGTCTATCGAGAAATGGACGTTACCTCGTCGTCACAGCTGGATTCCTCGGCTGGCTCCTGGCTGGAGTCCAGCTTGCCGTTTCATCGATCGTCATGCGTGAAGCTGCTAAGTCGTTGCTCGTTAATCCGACCGAAGCAGAATTGGCTCAATGGTACGGCATCTTGACCAGTGGCTTCTTGTTGGGTGCGGCTGCCGGAGGATATGGGCTCGGCTGGGCTGGTGATCGCCTGGGGCGAAAGAAGGCCATGGCCTTGAGCATCGCCTGCTATTCACTCTTCGCTGGACTCACCTACTTTGCCAATTCACCGGGACAGCTATTAGTTTTACGTTTTCTGACAGGTATCGGCGTCGGGGGAATGTGGCCGAACGGCATCGCATTGGTTTCCGAAGCGTGGCCCAACATGTCACGCCCGATGTTGGCGGGTGTGATCGGTATGGCTGCCAACGTCGGAATCATGCTGTTTTCAATTCTGACCTGCTTTGTTCATGTGACCACTGATGAGTGGCGATGGGTAATGCTGATCTGCTTCGTCCCCATCGGCCTCGCAGTTTTCGTCGCTCTGTTCGTCCCGGAATCGCCACGTTGGCTCGCTGCGGTCAAAAAACAAGAATCGACACAGGACCAGTCGCCGCTGGTCGAAGTCTTTCAAACGCCTCTGCTACGGATTACGCTGATCGCAATCGCCCTCGGTACAGTTCCCTTGTTTGGCGGTTGGGGCAATGCCAATTGGGCCAATGCGTGGGCCAGTCAAGTCGGTGAAGCAACGAAAGAGGCCGCCCCCGCCATGCCAGACAACGAGGAGGCACCCACCGCTGATGCGCGTATCACGGAGTCGCAACAGCGAGCGCCCGACCCCGCACTGAAAGCTCGTGCCGTGCTCGCACGATCAGCTCCCGGATCACTTGCCAGTCTGTTGGGTGGAGCTGTGGCAACCATCATCGGACGTCGACGTTGCTACTTTTTATTATCGTTTGCTTGCTTCATCTGCTCCCAATGTTTGTTCTGGCTTTCCAATCCGCTGGCGGCTGATTTTCTTTGGTGGACGGGTGCACTAGGACTTTTCAGCGGTTTCTTCTTTGGATGGTTGCCATTGTGTTTGCCGGAGCTGTTTCCCACACGAGTCAGATCAACGGGAGCGGGCATTGGATTTAACTTTGGACGGATTGCGACGGTGATTGGAATCTTGATCGCATCCCTGCTGTTAGGGCAAACCTACGCCGGCGATTACGCTCAAATCGGACGCCTGACTAGCGTGATCTACTTACTGGGAATGGTCGTCATCTGGTTTGCTCCAGACACCTCAAAGCAAGGGCTTCAGGATTGA
- a CDS encoding TIM barrel protein, whose product MKLSLSVRIAEGFLSKEEAILTLAEVADLAVAAGYDAICMRASQIGIQSSADQIDEAVKTLKDRELDVSMATPDFAIVYNNDQGPDCLRNITPYLDVAERFEAPLVRVAIKKDADIPHVQRAADEAAERGIRLAHQCHTLSLFETIENIERSLAAIDRPNFGLIYEPANLELCDQDYGPQTLERLAPKIFNVYLQNQIIRSGGSVTLNTWCRGPVEFDIIQIHDPGGIDFARVQQGLQQIGYQGSITVHQCAPEGQTPQESAAATAQFLRSSH is encoded by the coding sequence ATGAAACTCTCGCTGTCTGTAAGAATTGCCGAAGGCTTCCTTTCCAAAGAAGAAGCGATTTTGACCTTGGCAGAAGTTGCCGACTTGGCCGTAGCGGCCGGATATGACGCCATTTGCATGCGAGCCTCTCAAATCGGAATCCAATCGTCAGCCGACCAAATCGATGAGGCGGTCAAGACGTTAAAGGACCGCGAGCTGGACGTCAGCATGGCCACACCTGATTTCGCGATCGTTTACAACAATGACCAGGGCCCGGATTGCTTGCGAAACATCACCCCTTACCTCGATGTGGCCGAGCGTTTCGAGGCACCCTTAGTCCGTGTCGCGATCAAGAAAGATGCGGATATTCCTCACGTACAGCGTGCAGCGGATGAAGCGGCGGAACGAGGCATTCGGCTTGCTCACCAATGCCACACACTTAGTCTGTTCGAAACGATCGAGAATATAGAACGCAGCTTGGCAGCGATTGATCGGCCCAATTTTGGACTCATCTACGAGCCTGCAAATCTCGAATTGTGTGACCAAGACTACGGACCGCAGACCCTCGAACGCCTCGCGCCCAAGATTTTCAACGTCTACCTACAAAATCAAATCATCCGTTCCGGCGGTTCAGTCACGCTCAACACCTGGTGTCGTGGCCCGGTCGAATTCGACATCATTCAAATCCATGACCCAGGCGGCATCGACTTTGCTCGAGTCCAACAAGGGCTACAGCAAATTGGATACCAGGGATCCATCACAGTCCACCAGTGCGCACCGGAAGGGCAGACGCCGCAAGAATCAGCTGCTGCAACGGCGCAATTCCTGCGATCATCTCACTGA